Proteins found in one Alicyclobacillus cycloheptanicus genomic segment:
- a CDS encoding nitroreductase family protein — translation MDVLEAIRTRRSWGAVHKDVLPSDEDIQQILAAGTFAPTHHRTEPWRFFVMKGEGRARLGHVLAEIALEKAAGLPEAEQEDIKAKAFAKVLRAPVIIAITVVPSEDERVEWIEEVEAGAAAAQNMLLAAHGLGYGAIWRTGKQAYHRKMKELFQLPERGQVVGFIYLGRPLHGDHLPAAVRTPVEQKTVWWSTES, via the coding sequence ATGGATGTTTTGGAAGCCATCCGCACCAGACGAAGCTGGGGCGCCGTACATAAGGATGTTTTGCCGAGTGACGAGGATATTCAACAGATTTTGGCTGCGGGCACCTTTGCGCCCACCCACCACCGAACGGAACCGTGGCGGTTTTTTGTCATGAAAGGAGAAGGACGGGCGCGGTTGGGCCATGTGCTCGCCGAGATCGCCCTCGAAAAAGCCGCGGGGCTGCCGGAGGCAGAGCAGGAGGACATCAAGGCCAAGGCATTTGCGAAGGTGCTGCGCGCGCCGGTCATCATCGCCATCACGGTCGTGCCATCGGAGGATGAGCGGGTGGAGTGGATTGAGGAAGTCGAGGCGGGGGCAGCCGCTGCGCAGAACATGCTCCTGGCCGCACACGGGCTGGGGTACGGTGCCATTTGGCGCACGGGCAAGCAGGCGTACCACAGGAAGATGAAGGAACTGTTTCAACTCCCTGAACGCGGTCAGGTCGTCGGCTTCATTTACCTTGGGCGCCCGCTCCACGGCGACCATCTGCCGGCGGCGGTTCGCACACCGGTTGAACAGAAGACGGTTTGGTGGTCTACGGAATCGTAG
- a CDS encoding MFS transporter, whose amino-acid sequence MASTYSQMFTVAIGWQMYSLTHSAFSLGFVGLAQFIPTLLLTLVVGHVADRYDRRRIMSLCQLVEALAGVFLLYENLAGTLGSGQLYVIAVVLGVTSAFRGPASSALLPQLVTRAWMPRAIAWSTSGSQAAQIVGPSLGGLLFAAGPTWVYGTTALAAFLAVVLTGFIKVEHPVKVTKGASLASLLEGLVFVRRHPVILGTLSLDLFAVLLGGATALLPIYAQDILRTGPLGLGLMRTAPAVGALIMSVVFAYFPLRKKIGPTLFGALGIFGLSTMLFAVSKSLVLSLAALLLIGASDVVSVVIRTSLVQLQTPHEMQGRVNAVNQLFIGTSNELGEFESGMVAGWIGAVPAALIGGIGTLVVAALWIFLFPSIWRIRSLSEG is encoded by the coding sequence TTGGCGTCCACCTATTCGCAGATGTTCACGGTGGCCATCGGCTGGCAAATGTATTCGCTGACGCACAGCGCTTTCAGCCTTGGCTTTGTTGGACTGGCCCAGTTCATTCCGACGCTGTTGTTGACCTTGGTGGTGGGGCATGTCGCGGACCGTTATGACCGCAGACGCATCATGTCGCTGTGTCAGCTGGTCGAAGCCCTTGCTGGTGTCTTTCTACTCTATGAAAATCTCGCGGGTACGCTTGGCAGCGGGCAGCTCTACGTGATCGCGGTTGTACTTGGTGTGACCAGTGCATTTCGGGGGCCGGCGTCATCCGCCTTGCTGCCGCAGCTGGTGACGCGAGCATGGATGCCACGGGCCATCGCGTGGAGCACCTCTGGGAGCCAGGCGGCGCAAATTGTGGGGCCGTCTCTCGGCGGGCTGCTGTTCGCGGCGGGGCCGACGTGGGTCTACGGTACGACCGCGCTGGCCGCGTTTTTGGCGGTGGTTTTAACAGGCTTCATCAAAGTGGAGCACCCCGTCAAGGTGACCAAGGGCGCGTCCCTCGCATCCCTGCTCGAAGGCCTTGTGTTCGTACGGCGTCATCCCGTCATTTTGGGGACCCTGTCGCTCGACCTGTTCGCCGTCCTGCTGGGCGGCGCGACCGCGCTTTTGCCCATCTACGCGCAGGACATTCTGCGCACCGGGCCGTTGGGCCTTGGGCTGATGCGAACGGCCCCAGCTGTCGGCGCACTCATCATGTCTGTCGTGTTCGCCTACTTCCCGCTGCGGAAGAAGATTGGTCCGACCTTGTTTGGCGCGCTCGGTATCTTTGGATTGTCCACCATGCTGTTCGCAGTCTCGAAGAGCCTGGTGCTGTCTTTGGCTGCGCTCTTGCTGATTGGTGCTTCCGATGTGGTGAGCGTCGTGATTCGGACCTCCCTCGTCCAGCTGCAGACGCCGCACGAGATGCAAGGGCGGGTGAACGCGGTCAACCAGCTGTTCATTGGCACGTCGAATGAACTCGGCGAGTTCGAGTCGGGGATGGTGGCCGGCTGGATTGGGGCAGTGCCAGCTGCACTGATTGGCGGTATTGGCACACTGGTCGTGGCGGCGCTGTGGATCTTTCTGTTTCCTTCCATCTGGCGGATTCGCTCTCTGTCGGAAGGGTGA